The Brevinematales bacterium genomic interval GCATCAAGCCGGAAAGCGAGATAATATTGAGGTTTACCTTGAACGCCAGCATCAGGATGAATGTGGCGATAATCGAAAGCGGGATAGATACCCCGATTATGAGACTGGAGCGGAAATCCCACAGATAGAAAAACAGTACGAGCAACGCGAGGATACCGCCCTGGATACCCGCGGACCATACGCCGCCGATCGAAGTACGGATGTCTACCGATGTATCCATCATTTTTGTCAGTTTGATATCCGCCGGGAGGGTATTATTGAGATTAGCGACAGCCGCGTTCACATCGTCCGCGACCTGCACCGTATTCATCCCGGCTTCTTTATAGATAAACAATGTCAGCGCGGGCTTACCGTTTAACCGGACGATGGCGGTATCGGGATTGTAACTCCATTTTATATCCGCGACATCCCTCAGCTTGATCGGTATCCCGTTCTTCGATGTAACGATAACATTACCTATATCGTCGAGGCTCTTAAACTCGCCGGTGGTACGCAGGACATATTTGTAAACGCCCTCGTATGCATATCCCCCCGCGACGTTCTGGTTCTCAAGGTATAATATGCTAGCGATAGAATCGATATTCAGTCCGAACGCCATCAGTCGGTTTTTATAGACGTCGACATGTACTTCTTTTTTCTGCCCTCCCGACATATCGACACTCGCCACACCCGGAACCTGCTCGATCTTCTTGCGTATCTGAGTATCGCAGAGGTCGTAGAGATACCCGAGGTCGTCCGAACCGGATAGACTGAATATCATAACCGGTATCATCGACGTCGAGAATTTGAATATGATGGGCTTTCCGGCTCCATCGGGGAGCGCATTGTTGATCAGGTCGAGTTTCTCGCGGATGTCCGCGCTGGATGATTCCAGATTCGCCCCCCAGTTGAAATTCACCTGCACCACGGAATTCCCTTCCATCGATGTGGATTCGATATAATTTATATCGTTGACGCCCCCGACCGCGTTCTCTATCAGACGGGTGACCGATTTCTCGACTTCCTTCGGCCCGGCGCCGGTATAGGTCGTCACCACGGCAAGTGTGGGTATTTCGATATCAGGGAAAAAATCTATGGAAAGTTTTGAGAGGCTCACGATACCCAGAATAATGACGGCCACAATAGCCATCGATACGGTTACCGGCTTCTTGACGGAAACATCTATTATCGACATAGAAAACTCCTTTTAATGTTACTTTTCGGGCTTTACCGCTTGCGCCGGCTGATTGGTACTTTTCTGGTTCGTGGAATTCGGAGCGCCGCCGTTCTCATCGATCTTGCTGAGTTCCTCTTCATAGATAGGCTTGATAGCCGCGCCATCCTTTAAAAACTCGCGCCCGAAGACGACCAATTCGTCCCCCTCGTTCAGGCCGGACTTGATCGCGACCTGATCCATATATTCGAACAGGTACTCCACTTTCTTCAGGACGGCGGTATTGGTGATATTCACATATACGAAATATTCCTTACCCTGCTTAAAAATGGCGCTGTTCGGCAATACGAACACGTTATCAGCCGAACGCACGAAAATCGACACGTCGGAATACATACCGGGCAGGAGTTCTTTCGATTTGTTGTCTAACGATGCGCGCACGAGCAGCGTGTGGCTGAGCGGATCGATGGACTTATCCTTCCTGTAGATCACGCCCTCGAACTTCTTATCCGGGAACGCCGGTACCGATATGTAAACCTTCTGCCCCATCTGGACTTCGTTGATCTTCGACTCCGGCACATAGATCAGAATATCGATTTTATCGATATTTCCCACGCTCGCCACGGGAACCGCCGGGGAAACGTTCTGCCCGACGCTCACCATAATACGGGTGACATATCCGCTTAACGGGGCTTTCACCGGGGAAAGGGCGAACTCCGCGCCGACCTGGAAACGGTCAACATACATCACCGCCTGACCCTTGTAGACGAATTTCCCCTCGAGCTGGGTGATATTGGCGATCTTCCCGTTGACGTCGGGATAAATATTTACTTCGTCGCGGGCTTCCAACGCGCCGCTCAGGTTCAGGTACTGTTCGAGCTTCCCTTTCTGGAGCTTCTGCACTATGACGCTGACGGCATTGTCTTTTTTGCCCTCGTCCTTTTTCCCGCCGCACGCGGTCACGCTCATCAGCGCGGACAATACGATAAATGCGACCAGTATTCTATTTCCCTTCATACAATTCTCCTTCATTTATTTCTTTTCGATTTGTTCAAACGAATCCACCCCGGTCATTCGACGGAGCTTCAGGACTGCCGATGCATAATCAAAGATGGCCTGGAGGTAATTCGCGAGAGCCTGCGAGTACAGGATTTGCGCGTCCGAAAGGTCGAGGCTGGAAATAGTACCGGCATAGAACTTATCGTTCGCGAGCTTCAACCCGAGCTTCGCCTGCGCGACATTCGCGTTCTGCCCCGCGAGCGTAGAATTCGCCTCGTCGATCTGCATATAGAGCGTCTTGACCTGGAGCGATAGCACATCCTCATACTGCTTCATCGCGATCTTTATCTTATCTATCGACGAGTCCATCTCGGCCATAGACGCCTCGGTCTTCGAGCCGGGAATCCAGTCGTCGACCGGAATACTGAGCGCCAATCCGAGATTCCAGTTGGGTTTAAATACGCGGTCGGCGTCGATACTCGCGTCCGTATTCTTTTTATAGTCCACCCCGAGATTGAAGAAACCGTTCAGCGACGGGTAATATCCCGCCGACGCCAAATCCTTCGATATCTTGAGTGTCTCCATAGTGAACTTCATCCCGATTAGGGTGATGTCGTTGGATTTCGCGAGAACGGTCGAATGAGCGGCATCGTGCCCCGGAACACCGATATTAGTAATATCGTAGATACTGCCCCTGAAATCGGCGGCGGTATCCTGCGGAAGTCCCAGACTCTGGAAAAATGCCATGACGGCGATTTTATACGCGTTACGGAGCTTCAGGAGCTTGGGCTGGTTATTCTGGTACTGCACTTC includes:
- a CDS encoding efflux RND transporter periplasmic adaptor subunit, giving the protein MKGNRILVAFIVLSALMSVTACGGKKDEGKKDNAVSVIVQKLQKGKLEQYLNLSGALEARDEVNIYPDVNGKIANITQLEGKFVYKGQAVMYVDRFQVGAEFALSPVKAPLSGYVTRIMVSVGQNVSPAVPVASVGNIDKIDILIYVPESKINEVQMGQKVYISVPAFPDKKFEGVIYRKDKSIDPLSHTLLVRASLDNKSKELLPGMYSDVSIFVRSADNVFVLPNSAIFKQGKEYFVYVNITNTAVLKKVEYLFEYMDQVAIKSGLNEGDELVVFGREFLKDGAAIKPIYEEELSKIDENGGAPNSTNQKSTNQPAQAVKPEK
- a CDS encoding TolC family protein — protein: MVKKFLIPFLLLIAAPYLSFADTMTIDVDTAVNISLSKNQDIRQYEQDIRTAQAKVQQTVASLYYPDINLGFTFTYLDQDTVNAGNPVVMGVTNFNVWADNYSASLKVSKPIFLGFTLQNGLKLQQINLELAKKKLDSKKNDIIYQVKKDFYNLFLLQENIRLTEEMNIQLSNTLKFTKANYNAGMVSKYDLIRMEVQYQNNQPKLLKLRNAYKIAVMAFFQSLGLPQDTAADFRGSIYDITNIGVPGHDAAHSTVLAKSNDITLIGMKFTMETLKISKDLASAGYYPSLNGFFNLGVDYKKNTDASIDADRVFKPNWNLGLALSIPVDDWIPGSKTEASMAEMDSSIDKIKIAMKQYEDVLSLQVKTLYMQIDEANSTLAGQNANVAQAKLGLKLANDKFYAGTISSLDLSDAQILYSQALANYLQAIFDYASAVLKLRRMTGVDSFEQIEKK